A region of the Clostridium estertheticum subsp. estertheticum genome:
TCTCTTGCTCCTTCAGCGAGGATTTGTACTCTACCGTGATATACATATCCGCCTCTGTCAAATACTACTTCATTTATTCCTTTTTCAAGTGCTCTTTCAGCAATCATTTTACCTACTAATTTTGCCGCATCTTTATTACTTCCTACTTTTGGTTCAAAAGCTTTATCTATGCTTGAAGCAGAAACTAATGTGATTTTTGCAACATCATCTATTACTTGAGCATATATGTTCTTTTCACTTCTATATACAGCTAATCTTGGTCTTTCTGCTGTACCAGAGATCTTTTTACGAACTCTAAGATGACGCTTAACTCTTGACTTTTGTCTATCGTCTTTCTTGAACACATCATTCACTCCTTCCTACTTATTTACCTGTTTTACCTTCCTTACGTCTAACAATTTCTCCAGAATATCTGATTCCTTTGCCTTTGTAAGGTTCTGGTTTTCTCCAAGTTCTTATTTCTGCTGCAACAGCTCCAACTAATTGTTTATCAATACCTTTTACTATTATTTTATTAGCATCTGGTAATATAAATTGGATTCCTGGAACTGCATCAATTATAACTGGATGTGAATATCCAAGGCTTAATGTTATTTTACCATCTTTAAGTTGAGCTCTATAACCAACGCCAACTAATTCAAGTGTTTTCTCATATCCTTCTACAACACCAATAACCATATTGTTTATTAATGATCTTGTCAATCCATGAAGAGCTCTATGCTCTTTTACATCACTCGGTCTTGTAACTACCACAGTATTGTCTTCCATAGCTATATTCATTTTAGTACTCATGTTTTGAGTTAGTTCACCTTTTGGTCCTTTTACATTAACAACATTCACTGGTGAAACTGTAACAGTTACTCCATTAGGTATAACTACTGGAAGTCTTCCGATTCTTGACATACTTACACCTCCTGTATTCTTTTCAGACATATAACCATTATTAATAATTATATCCCATATATCTCTTTTAATTGTTAACTAATTATCCATTATTACTATGTACATAACAAATTATAGTCGTTATGCCTTAGAATTATTAGACTACCAAATATAACAAATAACTTCTCCGCCTAGGCCTAATTTTCTAGCTTCTCTATCTGCTACTAATCCTTTAGAAGTTGATATTATAGCAACTCCTAATCCATTCAATACTTTTGGAATATCTTCATTTTTAGAATATACTCTTAAACCAGGTTTAGATATTCTCTTAAGTCCAGTGATAACTCTTTCCTTGTTTTGACCATATTTCATTGCAAGTCTCATCATAGGAACGACACCATCATTGTACTCTTCGATATTTTTAAGGTACCCTTCTTGAAGTAATATATTTGCTATTTCCTTCTTTATAGTTGATGAAGGTACTTCTACTATTTCATGTCTTACAACATTTGCATTTCTTATACGTGTTAGCAAATCTGCGATTGGGTCAGTCATAACCATTTTTCGTGCCTCCTTTCATTAGAATGTTCTAATTACCAACTTGCTTTTCTGCAACCAGGAATTTCTCCCTTGTGTGCAAGTTCTCTAAAACAGATACGGCATATACCAAATTTTTGTAATACTGAATGTGGTCTTCCGCAAAGTCTGCATCTTGTATAAGCTCTAGTTGAATATTTAGGTTCTTTTTTCCATTTCTCTATTAAAGCCTTACGTGCCATATGTTTCCCTCCTAATTATTGAGCAAATGGCATTCCAAGGAATCTTAATAATTCTCTTGCTTCCTCGTCTGTCTTTGCTGTAGTAACGAATATTATATCCATTCCTCTAATTTTATCAATTTTATCATATTCTATTTCAGGAAAAATAAGTTGTTCTTTAATTCCTATAGCATAATTCCCTCTACCATCAAATGCTTTAGAAGAAGCTCCTCTAAAATCTCTAACTCTAGGTAATGCAACGTTCATTAATTTATCGGCAAATTCGAACATTTGAGCTTTTCTTAAAGTAACTTTACACCCTATTGGTGTATTTTCTCTTAATTTAAAGTTAGCTATAGATTTCTTTGCTCTTGTTATGATTGGCTTTTGACCTGCAATAATCTGCATATCACTAAGCGCTGCATCTAAAACCTTAGAATTATCTTTAGCTTCTCCAACTCCCATATTCAATACTATTTTCTCAAGCTTAGGAACTTCCATTATATTTTTATAACCGAATTTCTCCATTAAAGCTTGAACTACTTCTTTTTCATATTTTTCTTGTAGTCTTGAACTCATATGTTAAACCTCCTTTCAGGAATTAAAATGTTTCTGCACATTTTTTGCAAACTCTTACCTTAGTTCCATCTTCTAGAATCTTACTATTTATTCTCGTTACATTTTTGCATTTTGTGCAATATAACATAACCTTAGAACTATTAATAGCTGCTTCTCTGTGAGTTATTCCACCTTGCATATTTTGTTTGCTTGGTTTCTGATGTTTTGTAATTACACTAACATCTTTCACTAAAACTTTACCAGTTTTAGGATATACAGCTAAGACTTCGCTTATTTTACCTTTGTCTTTACCTGAAATAACCATTACTGAATCATTTTTTTTCACGTGTACTTTTTTAACTGCCATGTTAGACACCTCCTATCTTATAGAACTTCAGGCGCTAGTGATAAGATCTTAGTGAAGTCTTTATCCCTTAACTCCCTTGCAACAGGTCCGAATATACGAGTTCCTTTTGGGGTTTTGTCGTCTTTTATAATAACAGCAGCATTATCATCAAATCTAACGTATGTTCCGTCTGCTCTTCTTAACCCTTTTACTGATCTGACTATAACTGCTTTAACAACTTCACCTTTTTTAACAACTCCACCTGGTGTTGCACTTTTTACGCTAGCAACTATTGTGTCACTGATGTTTCCCCATTTTCTCTTGGAACCACCTAATACTCTAATACACATAATCTCTTTTGCACCAGAATTATCTGCGACTTTTAATTTACTTTGCTGTTGTATCATATCGAATACCCTCCTTTCAGTCGTTGAACTGAAATGTTATTTAGCTTTTTCAACTATACCAGTAATTCTCCATCTTTTATCTTTAGATAATGGTCTAGTTTCCATAATTGTAACCTTATCATTAATTTTAGCTTCATTATTTTCATCATGAGCTTTAAATTTTGTTGTTGTATTAATTATTTTTCCGTATAATGGATGACGAACTTTTGTTTCAATTGCAACAACTATTGTCTTATCCATTTTATCAGAAACTACTCTACCTGTTCTTGTTTTTCTATTATTTCTTTCCACAAAAACAACCTCCTTTCAGTTTTACTGTTCTAAAGCCTTTATTTCTTCTTGCCTAAGGATGGTCTTAATTTGGGCTATAGATTTTTTTACTTGCTTAATTCTCATAGGATTTTCTAGTTGCCCAGTAGCTAGCTGAAATCTAAGGTTAAATAATTCTGCCTTCAGATCAGACATTTTTACTAGCAAATCTTGAGGATTACTTTGTCTTAATTCTTTTAATTCATTAGCCTTCAATGACTTCACCACCCATTTCCTCGAAATCTTTTCTAGATACAAACTTAGTTTTTATTGGAAGTTTGTGTGAAGCAAGTCTCATTGCCTCTCTAGCTGCTTCTTCTGTTACTCCTGCGATTTCGAATAAGACTCTACCTGGCTTAACAACTGCTACCCAATATTCTACTGATCCTTTACCTGAACCCATACGAGTTTCAGCTGGTTTTTCAGTTACTGGCTTATCAGGGAAGATTTTTATCCAAACCTTACCGCCTCTTTTAACTTCTCTATTGATAGCAACTCTGGCAGCTTCAATTTGATTACTTTTAACCCAGCCACATTCCATAGCTTGTAATGCATAATCACCATATGCAATAAAGTTTCCTCTTGTAGCTTTTCCTCTCATTCTACCACGTTGAACCTTACGATGTTTAGATCTCTTAGGCATTAACATGTCTTATTCCTCCTTCCTTACGCTTTTACTTCTTCCTTAACGGTTTTCTTTGTAGGAAGAACTTCACCTCTATATACCCAAACTTTAACGCCAATTTTACCATATACTGTGTTTGCTTCTGCAAATCCATAGTCTATATCAGCTCTTAATGTTTGGCATGGTATTGTACCTTCATGATAATGTTCAGTTCTAGCTATTTCAGCTCCGCCAAGTCTTCCTGCACAAGCAATTTTGACTCCCTTAACATTAGATCTCATAGCTCGTTGAATTGTCTGTTTCATTGCTCTTCTAAAAGAAATTCTTTTCTCTAATTGAGAAGCAACATTTTCTGACATTAATTGAGCATTGTTTTCTGCTTGTTTAACTTCTACAATATTAATTAAAACATTTTTATCTGCTACTAATTTTTTCATATCAAGTTTTATAACTTCAATACCAGATCCACCTCTACCAATTACCATTCCTGGTTTAGCAGTGTGTATGTTGATTTTAACTCTTTTAGCTGCTCTTTCAATTTCAATCTTAGAAATTCCAGCTGTATAAAGTTTACTTTTCAAGAATTTTCTAATCTTAAAATCTTCAACAAGATTATCTGAAAAGTTCTTTTTATCTGCATACCATTTAGAACTCCAATCCTTTATTACACCGACTCTAAAGCCATGTGGATGTATTTTCTGTCCCACGCTATAACCCTCCTTCTTATGATCTCTCTGTAACTATAATAGTGACATGACTAGATCTTTTTCTTATTCTATACGCTCTTCCTTGTGCACGTGGTCTAAACCTCTTAAGTGTTGGACCTTGGCATGCATAAGCTTCAGCAACATATAGTCTATTAATATCTAAATTCAAATTGTTTTCTGCATTTGCTACAGCTGATTTAAGTACTTTATTAACTACTTCAGCTGCATTTTTTGGAGTGTATTGTAATATAGCAAAAGCTTCATTTACATTTTTACCTCTTATTAACCCAAGAACTATCCCCATTTTCATCGAGGAAGTTCTTACGTATTTAGCTATAGCTTTAGCCTCCATTGATTGTTTCCTCCTTCCAGCACTATCTTACTTTGCTAGTTCTTTCTCTGTCAATGTGTCCTTTAAATGTTCTAGTTAATGCGAATTCTCCTAATTTATGTCCTACCATATCTTCTAAAACATAAACTGGCACATGTTTTCTTCCATCATGAACTGCGATAGTATGCCCTATCATTTGTGGGAAAATAGTAGAACTTCTTGACCAAGTCTTTATTACTTTTTTCTCGCCATTTTTGTTCATTTCATTTATTCTTTTTAACAGAACTTCTTGTACATAAGGTCCTTTTTTTACTGATCTACTCACTTTGTGGCCTCCCTTCATACACAATAAACATAGTAGTAAAGAGGATAAATTCTCCTCAAACTATTTTCTATTTTTACCTTTGACAATAAATTTGTCAGAGTATTTTTTGGTTTTTCTAGTTTTATATCCTAATGCTGGTTTACCCCAAGGAGTCATCGGACTAGCGTGACCAACTGGTGACTTACCTTCTCCACCACCATGTGGATGATCATTCGGATTCATTACTGATCCTCTGACTGTAGGTCTAAATCCTAAGTGTCTCTTTCTTCCTGCTTTACCTATATTAACAATGTCATGAGTTAAATTAGAAACTGTTCCTATAGTAGCTCTGCAGTTTAATCTAATATATCTTACTTCACCGCTTGGAAGTCTTACTTGAGCATATTCTCCTTCTTTAGCCATAAGCTGAGCTGAAGAACCTGCTGATCTTACAAGTTGAGCACCTTTTCCTACTTGTAATTCTATATTATGAATTGTAGAACCCAATGGTATATTAACTATTGGAAGTGTATTTCCGATTTTTATATCAGCATCTGCACCGGATACAATTACATCTCCAACTTTCAAACCAACTGGAGCAATTATGTATCTTTTTTCACCATCAGCATAAACAACAAGAGCTATGTAAGCAGATCTGTTTGGATCATACTCAATTGTAGAAACTTTTGCTGGGATAGCATCTTTATTTCTCTTAAAATCAATTATTCTATAACTCTGTTTTGCTCCACCACCTCGGTGACGAACAGTTATCTTACCTTGGTTATTTCTACCACCATGTCTTTTTGTACTTACAAGAAGTGATTTTAGTGGCTTATCTGTTGTTATTTCTTCAAAATCAGACATAGTCATATTTCTTCTTGAAGGTGTGGTGGGTCTAAATTTTTTAATTGCCATGTGAATTCCCTCCTTTTTTCTCGCTTATCTGGCTTCTGCCAATACTAGCTTAATAATTACATTCCATCAAAAAACTCAATTGTTTTACTTTCTGTTGTTAAAGTAACAATAGCTTTTTTAAAGTCTGCCCTTTTTCCAATGTGAACTCCAACTCTTTTAGTTTTACCTATATTTTTTAAAGTTCTTACATTTTCAACGACAACTCCAAATACTTCTTCTACTGCTTTTTTAACCTGAGTTTTATTTGCATGGATATCAACTATAAAGGTGTATTTTTTATCAGCCATTACCGCCATACTTTTTTCAGTAATTACTGGTTTTCTTATAATATCATGGCTAGTTAGCTTCATTATATATACACCTCCTCAATCTTAGATACAGCATCCTTTGTAACTATGAATTTTTCATATTTAAGTATGTCATAAACATTCAAGTTATTTACTGGTGTAACTTGTACTCCAGGTATATTTCTTCCTGATTTATAAACATTCTCATCTGAAGTTTCAACAACTATTAAAGTTTTCTTAGCATCAAAAGCTTTTAAAACCTCTAACATTGCCTTAGTTTTTGGTGAGTCAAATTCCAAACTATCAATTACTATCATTTCATTTTCAGCTACTTTAGCTGATAAAGCTGATTTGAAAGCAACTCTTCTCATTGACTTTGGTACAGACATACGGTAATCTCTTGGCTTTGGAGCAAATACTATACCACCATGTATCCATTGTGGCGCTCTAATAGACCCTTGTCTTGCTCTACCAGTTCCCTTTTGTCTCCAAGGCTTAATTCCACCGCCTCGAACTTCAGCTCTAGTTTTAGCTGATTGAGTTCCTTGTCTTTTATTTGCAAGTTGTGCTACAACAACTTGATGCATAGCATCTGCATTGATTTCAACTCCAAATATACTTTCATTTAACTGAATGTCTCCAACTTTTTGTGCTTGTTTATTAAATAAATCTAATGTAAGCATTCTGCATCCTCCTTTCTTTAAAGTTACGCTTTAACAGCATTTCTTATTACAACTGTACCTTTGTTTGGTCCTGGAATACCACCTTTAATTAATATAATGTTCTTTTCAGGCATTACTTTAACTATTACAAGGTTTAATACTGTTCTACTAACATTACCCATATGACCTGGCATACGTTTATTTTTAAACGTTTTTGATGGATCAGAAGATGCTCCCATTGATCCAACTGCTCTCTTAAATTTAGAACCATGACTCATTGGTCCTGTGTGCTGATTCCATCTTTTAATACAACCTTGGAATCCCTTACCTTTAGATATTCCTGATACGTCAATTTTATCTCCAGCTGCGAATATATCAGCCTTAAATTCTTGACCTACTTCATAAGCGCTTGTATCTTCCATCCTAAATTCTTTTACGAATCTTCTTAAAGAAGTACCTGCTTTAGCGAATTGTCCCTGCATTGGTTTGTTAACTAACTTCTCTCTTATGTCACCAAAACCAACTTTAATTGCACTATAACCATCATTTTCAACAGTTTTAATTTGAACAACAACACATGGACCTGCTTCAACAACAGTTACTGGAACAACTTTTCTATTCTCATCAAATATTTGAGTCATACCAAGTTTTTTACCCATTATTCCTTTTTTCATGAAAATACACCTCCTACTTATTAGCGGACCACAATGGTGATCATAATAGTTAGTAATAGTAACCTATTACTTACGTTTTATCGCACTTCTATGTACGCTTATAGTTTTATTTCGATATCAACACCAGCTGGTAAGTCGAGTCTCATTAGAGCATCAACAGTTTTAGGTGATGGACTAATGATATCTATTAGCCTCTTATGAGTTCTTATTTCGAATTGTTCTCTCGAATCTTTATATTTATGCGGAGCTCTTAATACTGTAATTACATCTTTTTCTGTAGGTAGTGGTACTGGACCAGCTACTTTAGCTCCTGTACTTTTAGCAGTTTGAACAATTTTCTCAGCTGATTGATCTAATATATTATGATCAAAAGCCTTTAATCTAATTCTAATTTTTTGCTTTATCATTATTATTTCCTCCTTTTCATCGCACGCTCTACTTCTTACGTACAACAGCGGATGTTCTGTAAACTGTTCCGGGTGTTTCGTGAAATAAAAACATGAAACAATTGTAGGAACCCCGTCGCCCGATTCAAGATCAGGACATGTTCGGTGAAGAATTACCCGGAAGTCCGGCAACCTCTTACCTCATCACTGTTACCACAATACAACCTCTAAAGTATACAACATTTCTTTTGCTTTGACAAGTTTTTTTTTTTATTATTTAATTTTTTTTATAACATCTGTTTTTATTAATATTTATACATGCTTTTTTTCGTATTTAAAAGGAGAAGAGCGTCCTCTTCCCCTTAATAATAAAAGCTTTTATTATATTAAATCATCAATTGATTATAAAAAATATCTTATTAATTATTATTTAACTATTGAAGTAACAACTCCAGAACCTACTGTTCTTCCACCTTCTCTGATTGCAAATCTTAATCCCTCATCCATTGCTACTTGAGTGATTAATTCTACATTCATGTCTATGTGATCTCCTGGCATTACCATTTCCATTCCGTCTGGTAATTTTATTGATCCTGTTACATCTGTTGTTCTAAAATAAAATTGTGGTCTGTATCCGTCAAAGAATGGTGTATGTCTTCCGCCTTCTTCTTTTTTAAGTACATATACTTGACCTACAAATTTTGCATGTGGATGTATTGAACCTGGTTTTGCAAGTACTTGACCTCTTTGAATATCAGCTCTTTGAACTCCTCTTAATAATGCTCCAATGTTGTCTCCAGCCATTGCTTGATCAAGAAGTTTTCTGAACATTTCAACTCCTGTACATACAACTTTTCTCTTATCTTCGCTAAGTCCAACTATTTCTACTTCTTCTCCAACCTTAAGTATCCCAGTTTCAACTCTTCCTGTAGCAACTGTTCCTCTACCTGTGATTGTGAATACATCTTCTACTGGCATTAAGAATGCTTTATCTGTTGCTCTTTCAGGTGTTGGGATGTAAGTATCTACAGCTTCCATTAATTCATATATGCATTTTGTTGCTTCTGGATCTGTTGGATTTTCTAATGCTTTTAATGCTGATCCTGTTACAATCGGAATATCATCACCTGGGAAGTCATACTCACTTAATAGTTCTCTTACTTCCATTTCAACAAGTTCTAATAATTCTGGATCATCTACCATATCTGCTTTGTTTAAGAATACTACTATATAACCTACTCCAACTCTGCTTGCAAGCAATATATGCTCTCTCGTTTGAGGCATTGGACCATCTGCTGCACTAACAACTAGGATTGCTCCATCCATTTGTGCTGCTCCTGTAATCATGTTCTTTACATAATCCGCATGTCCTGGGCAATCAACATGTGCATAATGTCTATTTTCTGTTTCATATTCAACATGTGATGTATTAATTGTTATTCCTCTTTCTCTTTCCTCTGGTGCTTTGTCAATTTGGTCAAATCTTGATACTTCTGCTAATCCTTTAGTTGCAAGTACAGCAGTTATTGCAGCTGTTAATGTTGTCTTGCCGTGATCTACGTGCCCTATTGTTCCTATGTTTACATGTGGTTTGGTTCTTTCAAACTTTGCCTTTGCCATTTTGTATTCCTCCTTATATTTACATATTATCTCATTATATTAATTATTATTTTTCGCCTATAACTTGTTCTTGAATGCTCTTTGGAACTGGTTCGTATGCAGCAAATTCCATACTGTATACTCCTCTACCTTGAGTTCTTGATCTAAGTGTTGTAGAATATCCAAACATTTCAGATAATGGAACCATTGCTCTTATTACTTGAGCGCCTGATTCAGCTTCCATTCCTTCAATTCTACCTCTTCTTGAATTAATATCTCCCATAACGTCGCCCATGTATTCCTCTGGCACTGTTACTTCAACTCTCATTATTGGTTCAAGCAATACTGGATCTGCTTTTGCCATACCATTTTTGAAAGCCATAGAACCAGCAACCTTAAATGCCATTTCATTTGAGTCAACATCATGGTATGAACCATCAACTACTTTAACTTTAAAGTTAAGAACTGGGTATCCAGCAAGAATACCAGTTTTTGATGCTTCTTTAATTCCATTTTCTATTGGTCCTATAAATTCTTTTGGAATAGATCCACCAACAGTAGCATTTTCAAACGAGTAAGGTTCAGTAGTTGGTATTAACTCTATCCAACAGTGACCGTATTGTCCACGTCCACCTGATTGTTTAATGTATTTACCTTCTGCTTTAACTTGCTTACGTATTGTTTCTTTGTAAGCAACTTGTGGCTTACCTACATTACACTCAACTTTAAATTCTCTTTGAAGTCTATCAACAATAATCTCCAGATGAAGCTCGCCCATACCACCAATTATTGTTTGACCAGTTTCTTGATCTGTATAAGTTTTGAAGGTAGGATCTTCTTCTGAGAGTTTTGCAAGAGCCATTCCCAATTTTTCTTGTCCTACTTTAGTTTTCGGTTCAATAGCTACATGAATAACTGGGTCTGGAAAGTCCATGGTCTCAAACAATATTGGATTATCCTCATCACATAAAGTTTCTCCAGTAGTTGTATTTTTAAGTCCAATTATTGCACCTAATTCTCCTGCACGTAATTCATCAACTTCTTCTCTGTGATTAGCATGCATTTTAACCAGTCTAGCAATTCTCTCTTTTTTACCCTTGTTAGCATTTAAAACGTATGTACCAGTTTTCATTATGCCTGAGTAAACTCTTGTAAAACAAAGTCTACCAACAAATGGGTCTGTGGCTATTTTAAATGCTAATGCTGCCATTGGTTCATCATCGCTTGGATGTCTTTCCAACGGTTCGGCAGTATCAATATCCTGTCCTTTAACATTGGGTATGTCAAGTGGTGATGGCATGTATTCTATAACCGCATCTATCATCATTTGGACACCTTTATTTTTGTATGAAGAACCACAGATTACGGGTACTATTTCATTGTTAAGTACACCTTTTCTTAATGCTGCTTTTAATTCTTCTTCACTTATTTCTTCACCATCAAGATATTTCATCATAAGATTTTCATCTAGTTCGGCTATTGCTTCGACCATAGCTGCTCTATATTCTTCTGCTAATTCTTTCATATCTTCTGGAATTTCTATTTCTTCTATTTGTGTTCCTAAATCGTCCTTATAGACTTCTGCAATATTTCTAATTAAATCTATAATTCCGAGGAACCCTTCTTCTTTTCCTATTGGAAGTTGTATTGGAACTGCATTAGCATGAAGTCTTTCTCTCATCATCTCAACAACTCTATAAAAATCTGCACCCATTATATCCATTTTATTAACATACGCCATTCTTGGAACATTGTACTTAGCAGCTTGTCTCCACACTGTTTCAGATTGTGGTTCAACTCCACCTTTTGCAGCAAATACAGCAACTGCACCATCAAGTACCCTTAAAGCTCTCTGAACTTCAATTGTGAAATCTACGTGCCCTGGTGTGTCAATAATGTTTATATTATAACCTTTCCAAAAACAAGTTGTAGCCGCAGAAGTTATTGTTATACCTCTTTCTTGTTCTTGTACCATCCAATCCATTGTAGCTCCACCATCATGAACTTCACCAATCTTATGTGTTTTTCCTGTATAGAATAGTATACGTTCAGTAGTAGTTGTTTTACCAGCATCAATATGAGCCATAATACCTATGTTACGGAATTTTTCTAAAGCATATTCTCTTGCCACTATTTGTTCC
Encoded here:
- the rpsC gene encoding 30S ribosomal protein S3, with product MGQKIHPHGFRVGVIKDWSSKWYADKKNFSDNLVEDFKIRKFLKSKLYTAGISKIEIERAAKRVKINIHTAKPGMVIGRGGSGIEVIKLDMKKLVADKNVLINIVEVKQAENNAQLMSENVASQLEKRISFRRAMKQTIQRAMRSNVKGVKIACAGRLGGAEIARTEHYHEGTIPCQTLRADIDYGFAEANTVYGKIGVKVWVYRGEVLPTKKTVKEEVKA
- the rpsJ gene encoding 30S ribosomal protein S10, encoding MIKQKIRIRLKAFDHNILDQSAEKIVQTAKSTGAKVAGPVPLPTEKDVITVLRAPHKYKDSREQFEIRTHKRLIDIISPSPKTVDALMRLDLPAGVDIEIKL
- a CDS encoding type Z 30S ribosomal protein S14 is translated as MARKALIEKWKKEPKYSTRAYTRCRLCGRPHSVLQKFGICRICFRELAHKGEIPGCRKASW
- the rpsH gene encoding 30S ribosomal protein S8; this translates as MVMTDPIADLLTRIRNANVVRHEIVEVPSSTIKKEIANILLQEGYLKNIEEYNDGVVPMMRLAMKYGQNKERVITGLKRISKPGLRVYSKNEDIPKVLNGLGVAIISTSKGLVADREARKLGLGGEVICYIW
- the rplV gene encoding 50S ribosomal protein L22, with protein sequence MEAKAIAKYVRTSSMKMGIVLGLIRGKNVNEAFAILQYTPKNAAEVVNKVLKSAVANAENNLNLDINRLYVAEAYACQGPTLKRFRPRAQGRAYRIRKRSSHVTIIVTERS
- the rplE gene encoding 50S ribosomal protein L5 — translated: MSSRLQEKYEKEVVQALMEKFGYKNIMEVPKLEKIVLNMGVGEAKDNSKVLDAALSDMQIIAGQKPIITRAKKSIANFKLRENTPIGCKVTLRKAQMFEFADKLMNVALPRVRDFRGASSKAFDGRGNYAIGIKEQLIFPEIEYDKIDKIRGMDIIFVTTAKTDEEARELLRFLGMPFAQ
- the rpsS gene encoding 30S ribosomal protein S19 codes for the protein MSRSVKKGPYVQEVLLKRINEMNKNGEKKVIKTWSRSSTIFPQMIGHTIAVHDGRKHVPVYVLEDMVGHKLGEFALTRTFKGHIDRERTSKVR
- the rplX gene encoding 50S ribosomal protein L24; its protein translation is MAVKKVHVKKNDSVMVISGKDKGKISEVLAVYPKTGKVLVKDVSVITKHQKPSKQNMQGGITHREAAINSSKVMLYCTKCKNVTRINSKILEDGTKVRVCKKCAETF
- the rpsQ gene encoding 30S ribosomal protein S17, whose amino-acid sequence is MERNNRKTRTGRVVSDKMDKTIVVAIETKVRHPLYGKIINTTTKFKAHDENNEAKINDKVTIMETRPLSKDKRWRITGIVEKAK
- the rplW gene encoding 50S ribosomal protein L23; its protein translation is MKLTSHDIIRKPVITEKSMAVMADKKYTFIVDIHANKTQVKKAVEEVFGVVVENVRTLKNIGKTKRVGVHIGKRADFKKAIVTLTTESKTIEFFDGM
- the rplD gene encoding 50S ribosomal protein L4, producing MLTLDLFNKQAQKVGDIQLNESIFGVEINADAMHQVVVAQLANKRQGTQSAKTRAEVRGGGIKPWRQKGTGRARQGSIRAPQWIHGGIVFAPKPRDYRMSVPKSMRRVAFKSALSAKVAENEMIVIDSLEFDSPKTKAMLEVLKAFDAKKTLIVVETSDENVYKSGRNIPGVQVTPVNNLNVYDILKYEKFIVTKDAVSKIEEVYI
- the rplB gene encoding 50S ribosomal protein L2, which translates into the protein MAIKKFRPTTPSRRNMTMSDFEEITTDKPLKSLLVSTKRHGGRNNQGKITVRHRGGGAKQSYRIIDFKRNKDAIPAKVSTIEYDPNRSAYIALVVYADGEKRYIIAPVGLKVGDVIVSGADADIKIGNTLPIVNIPLGSTIHNIELQVGKGAQLVRSAGSSAQLMAKEGEYAQVRLPSGEVRYIRLNCRATIGTVSNLTHDIVNIGKAGRKRHLGFRPTVRGSVMNPNDHPHGGGEGKSPVGHASPMTPWGKPALGYKTRKTKKYSDKFIVKGKNRK
- the rplF gene encoding 50S ribosomal protein L6, with product MSRIGRLPVVIPNGVTVTVSPVNVVNVKGPKGELTQNMSTKMNIAMEDNTVVVTRPSDVKEHRALHGLTRSLINNMVIGVVEGYEKTLELVGVGYRAQLKDGKITLSLGYSHPVIIDAVPGIQFILPDANKIIVKGIDKQLVGAVAAEIRTWRKPEPYKGKGIRYSGEIVRRKEGKTGK
- the rpmC gene encoding 50S ribosomal protein L29 — protein: MKANELKELRQSNPQDLLVKMSDLKAELFNLRFQLATGQLENPMRIKQVKKSIAQIKTILRQEEIKALEQ
- the rplC gene encoding 50S ribosomal protein L3, which codes for MKKGIMGKKLGMTQIFDENRKVVPVTVVEAGPCVVVQIKTVENDGYSAIKVGFGDIREKLVNKPMQGQFAKAGTSLRRFVKEFRMEDTSAYEVGQEFKADIFAAGDKIDVSGISKGKGFQGCIKRWNQHTGPMSHGSKFKRAVGSMGASSDPSKTFKNKRMPGHMGNVSRTVLNLVIVKVMPEKNIILIKGGIPGPNKGTVVIRNAVKA
- the rplN gene encoding 50S ribosomal protein L14, whose protein sequence is MIQQQSKLKVADNSGAKEIMCIRVLGGSKRKWGNISDTIVASVKSATPGGVVKKGEVVKAVIVRSVKGLRRADGTYVRFDDNAAVIIKDDKTPKGTRIFGPVARELRDKDFTKILSLAPEVL
- the rplP gene encoding 50S ribosomal protein L16; the encoded protein is MLMPKRSKHRKVQRGRMRGKATRGNFIAYGDYALQAMECGWVKSNQIEAARVAINREVKRGGKVWIKIFPDKPVTEKPAETRMGSGKGSVEYWVAVVKPGRVLFEIAGVTEEAAREAMRLASHKLPIKTKFVSRKDFEEMGGEVIEG
- the rplR gene encoding 50S ribosomal protein L18 — its product is MFKKDDRQKSRVKRHLRVRKKISGTAERPRLAVYRSEKNIYAQVIDDVAKITLVSASSIDKAFEPKVGSNKDAAKLVGKMIAERALEKGINEVVFDRGGYVYHGRVQILAEGAREAGLKF